The sequence GTCGGCGCCCGTGACGTCGGCGAAGCCGTGCTCGACCGCCTCCGTCGCGAAGGCCGAGGCGCGCTCGGCGCTCGAGCTGCCGGCGGCGACGAGGCGGGCGCCGCGCTCGCTCGCGGGGAGCTGCGCGAGGAACCGGCGGGCGATGGATCCCGGGCCGAGGACCGCCCAGCCGGGCGAGGTCGGGGTGGTCGAGGTGGGGTCGGTCATGGTGGTGCCCTTCGCGGCGTCGTCGGCGTGAACGTTCACGACGACGCTACGGGGCGCGGTGATCCGAGGTCAAGGATCGTCGGGAGTTCGACCCGTGAACGTTCACGAGCGGCGGGCTCGGGAGCGGATCCGCGCGGGTGTGCGGAGCGGGCCCGCGCGGCGCGGCGCCGGCGCTGGCGTCCGCTCGCGCGTGAGGCGGCAGGGGGCGCACCCCACGGGGACGCGCCCGGCCCGTCCCGCGTCGCGCCGTGCATCCGCGCGGCGTCCGCACCCCGCACCCCCAGAGATGGAGAACCCATGCGCATCCCCCACCGCGAACGCCCGGCGAGGAGCGGCGCGAGCCGTCGTCGGCCCGTACGCTCCCGCCTCCTCGCCCTCGTCGCCGCGCTCGCGGCGGTCGTCGCGCTCGGCGCCGTCGGCACCGCCCCGGCCAACGCCGAGCCCGGCGACCGCTTCACCCTCCCGGTGATCGCGGGCTCCAAGATCGACTCGTCGAACGGCACCTGCACGGTCGGCGCCGTCTTCGTCGCCCGCCGCTGGTACCTCATGCTCACGCCGTACCAGAGGGCGACCCGCTACATCCTCACGGCCGCGCACTGCGGGCCGATGTACTCGACCGTCCACGTCGGCGCCGCGGCCATCGGCACGGTCGACTGGATCTCGCCCCACCGGTCGGACATCGAGCTGATCCGCGTCTCGCCCCAGCCGGACGAGCGGACGCTGTACTGCCGCTCGCACCACTCCTCGCCGGCGTTCTGCAGCCCCATCCAGACGTACACGCCGCGCGCGAACGGCCAGGTCTTCATGCCGAGCCGCGGTCGCGTCGGACGGCAGCCGATCCAGGGCACGGCCGAGCCCACCGGCCGGTTCTGCACGTCCGGGTTCGTGAGCGGGGTCAGGTGCACCTACCACCCGGTGAGCCTCCCCCGCGGCGTGCAGACGCGGTGGCGGCACGTCTCCGCGGGAGAGACGGACGAGCACGACGCCTTCGCCGGCGGCGACTCCGGCGCTCCGGTGGTGTCGTACGGGCACCAGCTGCTCGGGATCGTCTCCGGCAAGACGGAGAACAACCAGTACCTGCTCTACACGTCGATCGACCAGGTGCTCGCGGAGCTGCCGGCGTACGTGCTGGCGCCCCCGAGCTGATCCGTCACCGGTGGTCGGCGGACGTCCGCCGGCCACCGGCCCGGTCGTCGGCAGCCTCCGGCGCGTCCAGGGTGACCCACCCCTCGTCGATGCGGTAGCCGAGCGCGGTGCCCGCCGCGATGATCGCCGCGTTCTCCCGGGATCCGCCGGTTCGGAACGTCTCGATGCCGGCGTCCCGCAGCGCGAGGACGGACGCGGCCTTCACGGCACGACCGAGCCCCTGGGAGCGGTGCGCGGGCGCGACCACCGTCACGTCCGTCTCGGCGCGGGCGCCCGGCACGTCCACGTCGAGGACCGTCAGGGCGACGAGTCGCCCGTCCGCGTCCAGCGCCCCGAACGCCCGCCTCGCCGGGGTGCCCGCGAGCGTGGTCCCCGGGGTGAAGGGCGCGTGCCGCGTGGCGGGGCCGCCCGGGTAGTCGTCGATCGTGGCGGCGTCGAGCTCGAGGATCCGGTCCCGGTCGTCCGACCCGAGCTCGCGGATCCGCAGGCCGGGCGCGATGCCGGCCACGCGCGCGCGGAGGTCCGCCTCGTCGACGCGCCGGGCGTCGAGCTGCGCGCCCCACGACCGGGCGGACACGACCCACCCGTCCGAGAGGAGCCCGGCCAGCCGCGCGTCGTCGGACCGGAGGATGACGGGGTCGGGGCTCATGCCCCGAGCCTGGCATGGGTGCGCGTCGGGACCGATGCGGTGCTCGAGCGGCAGCGACACCCGACGGGCGCAGGTCGACTGAGCGCGGGATCCGCCGCCCCGTCACGCCGGGAACCGCACCCCCGTCAGCTCCTCCGACAGCGCCCAGATGCGGCGCGCGTCGGCCTCGACCGCGACGCGCGAGAACGGCGGCAGGTCGGTCGGGGAGCCGCCCAGGTGGCCCGGACCGCGCGGGCCGTACATGCGCGCGCCCGCATCGGGGGCCGTCGCGGCGACGAGCGCCGGCAGGTACGCGGTGTCGACCGTGCCGACGAGGATCCCGAGCCGCGACAGCAGCCGGATCGTCCGCACGTCGAGCCCGTCGCGGGACCGGCCCGTCTCCGTGCGCGCCGCGAGGAGGCTGGTCGGCGCGACGCCCGGGTGCGCGAGGGCGCTCGTGATCCCCCACCCGCCCGCCGCGCTCCGCCGCTGGAGCTCGAGGCCGAAGAGCCCGAACGCGATCTTCGACGAGCTGTACGCGCGCATCGCGTTGTAGCGGCGCTCCCACTGGAGGTCGTCCCACGCGACAGCGCCGGAAGTCGCGGCGACGCTCACCTGCGAGACGACGCGCGCGGATCCCGCCCGCAGCAGCGGCAGCAGCCGGCCGACGAGCGCGACGTGGCCGAGGTGGTTGGTGCCGATCTGCAGCTCGAAGCCGTCGGCGGTGGTGCGGCGCTCGGGCGGCGTCATGACGCCGGCGTTCGCGACGAGGAGGTGGAGGGGCGCGCCCTCGTCCGCGAGCCGGGCAGCGAGCGCCTCGACCGACGCGAGCGACGCGAGGTCGAGGTCGTGCAGCGCGACGCGGGCGGCGGGGTGGCGCTCGCGGATCCTGGCCACGGCGGCCTCGCCCTTGCGGCGGTCGCGCACGGGCAGCAGCACCTCGGCGCCCGCGCCGGCGAGCCGGGTGGCGAGCGCGAGGCCGATGCCGTCGCTGCCTCCCGTGACGAGGGCGCGGCGGCCGGTGAGGTCGGGGACGGGGACGTCGATGGGGCGACGGGGCATGGCGGAACCTCCTGGTGGCGGCGACGCAGGGGCTCCGCGTCGGCTGCTCCGAGCCTGGGCGCCGGGCCGTCCGGCAACCAGGGCGCGTCGAGACGTGGATCGGCGGGTCCTGGCTGCGCCCGCCCGGCCCCGGGAGGATGGACGGGACACAGGAGGACGCATGCGCCAGATGGATCCCGCGGGGCTCGCCGAGTTCCTCCGCCGACGCCGCGAGGCGCTCCAGCCCGAGGACGTCGGGCTCCCCCGCACCGCCCGTCGCCGCACGAGCGGGCTCCGGCGCGAGGAGGTGGCGGCCCTCTCCAGCATGTCGGCCGACTACTACGCGCGCATCGAGCGCGGCAGCAGCCCGCAGCCGTCCGAGCAGATGCTCGCGGCGATCGCGCACGGCCTGCACCTCACGGTCGACGAGCGCGATCACCTGTTCCTCCTCGCCGGCCACCAGCCGGCGGCGCGCGGCGGATCCGGCGACCACGTGGGCCCCGGCCTCCAGCGGATCCTCGACCGGCTCGTCGACACCCCCGCCGAGGTGGTGACGGAGCTCGGCGAGACGCTCATGCAGACGCCGATGGGCGTCGCGCTCACGGGCGACACCGCGCACATCACCGGGCCGGAGCGGAGCATGGGGTACCGGTGGTTCGCGGATCCCGCCAGCCGCCGCCTCTTCGCCGCGGAGGACCACGCGGCCCTCGGGCGGCTGTGGGTGTCGGGGCTGCGCGAGGTCGCGACGAAGCGGGGCCCCGGATCCCGCGCCGCCCGCTACGTGGAGCTGCTGCTGCCGCGGAGCGCCGAGTTCCGCGAGCTGTGGGGGGCGCACGAGGTGGGCCTGCGGCCCGGCGCCGTGAAGCGCTTCGAGCACCCGGAGCTCGGCCGGCTGGAGCTCTCGTGCCAGACCCTCACGGATCCGGAGCAGGCGCACCACCTCCTCGTCTACACGGCCGCGCCGGGCTCCGAGAGCCACGAGAAGCTGCGGCTGCTGGGGGTGATCGGGGCGCAGCGGATGGGGTGAGGTGCCCCCTCCCTCAGACGACCGCGGGCACCGGCGCGGGAGGCACGAGACGGACGCATCGGATCACCCGCCGACCGCGATCCCCTCCCGCCGCACCGCATCCACGAGCAGGGCCTCGACCGCGTCGACCGCGCGGAGCAGCTCGGCCGGTTCCGCCCCGAGCCCCGCCACGATCGCGTCGACCCCGCGGAGACCCGCGCGGGTCAGCAGCTGCTTCTCGTTGGTGACCCACTCGGCGCGGTGCGCGAGGATCGCGTGCGCCGCCTGGCACGACGCCTCCGCGAGGAGCCCGGCGCACTGGGCGACCCGGCCGTGGCGGGCGTGGCCCTCGCGGGCGTAGTGCAGCGTCAGCGCCGGGCGCGCAGGGCGTCGGGGTCGAAGGACCCGCGGTAGTGGACGGCCATGTCCCAGTCGCTGCCGGGGCGGGAGGCGCCCTGCGCGCGCGATCCGCCGAGCGCCACGCCCCGCACGCCCGGCACCGCGGCGAGCACGTCGGCCACGTGCTCGAGGAACGCGGCGTCGTCGAGCCCGAGGACGGGACCCGCGTCGGCGGGGTCCGTCACGCCCGCCCCGCCACGCTCCGCCACGACCGGATCCCGCCGCGCAGGCTCACCGCGTCGCGCCCGGCCTCGCGGAGCGCCGCCGCGGCCGCCCGCGAGCGCACGCCCGAGGCGCAGTAGACGATGACGCGGTCGGTGGTCTCCCCCGGCACCGCGCCCGGGTCCACCGTGACGATGCGCACCGGCACCGCGACGTGGCCGGGGATGGAGTCGACGAGGCGCTCGTCGGGCTCGCGCACGTCGAGGAGGACGACCTGCTCGTCGGAGGCGAGGATCCGC is a genomic window of Clavibacter capsici containing:
- a CDS encoding trypsin-like serine protease, coding for MRIPHRERPARSGASRRRPVRSRLLALVAALAAVVALGAVGTAPANAEPGDRFTLPVIAGSKIDSSNGTCTVGAVFVARRWYLMLTPYQRATRYILTAAHCGPMYSTVHVGAAAIGTVDWISPHRSDIELIRVSPQPDERTLYCRSHHSSPAFCSPIQTYTPRANGQVFMPSRGRVGRQPIQGTAEPTGRFCTSGFVSGVRCTYHPVSLPRGVQTRWRHVSAGETDEHDAFAGGDSGAPVVSYGHQLLGIVSGKTENNQYLLYTSIDQVLAELPAYVLAPPS
- a CDS encoding N-acetyltransferase, encoding MSPDPVILRSDDARLAGLLSDGWVVSARSWGAQLDARRVDEADLRARVAGIAPGLRIRELGSDDRDRILELDAATIDDYPGGPATRHAPFTPGTTLAGTPARRAFGALDADGRLVALTVLDVDVPGARAETDVTVVAPAHRSQGLGRAVKAASVLALRDAGIETFRTGGSRENAAIIAAGTALGYRIDEGWVTLDAPEAADDRAGGRRTSADHR
- a CDS encoding SDR family oxidoreductase, with protein sequence MPRRPIDVPVPDLTGRRALVTGGSDGIGLALATRLAGAGAEVLLPVRDRRKGEAAVARIRERHPAARVALHDLDLASLASVEALAARLADEGAPLHLLVANAGVMTPPERRTTADGFELQIGTNHLGHVALVGRLLPLLRAGSARVVSQVSVAATSGAVAWDDLQWERRYNAMRAYSSSKIAFGLFGLELQRRSAAGGWGITSALAHPGVAPTSLLAARTETGRSRDGLDVRTIRLLSRLGILVGTVDTAYLPALVAATAPDAGARMYGPRGPGHLGGSPTDLPPFSRVAVEADARRIWALSEELTGVRFPA
- a CDS encoding helix-turn-helix transcriptional regulator, whose protein sequence is MRQMDPAGLAEFLRRRREALQPEDVGLPRTARRRTSGLRREEVAALSSMSADYYARIERGSSPQPSEQMLAAIAHGLHLTVDERDHLFLLAGHQPAARGGSGDHVGPGLQRILDRLVDTPAEVVTELGETLMQTPMGVALTGDTAHITGPERSMGYRWFADPASRRLFAAEDHAALGRLWVSGLREVATKRGPGSRAARYVELLLPRSAEFRELWGAHEVGLRPGAVKRFEHPELGRLELSCQTLTDPEQAHHLLVYTAAPGSESHEKLRLLGVIGAQRMG
- a CDS encoding nucleotidyltransferase domain-containing protein; translated protein: MTDPADAGPVLGLDDAAFLEHVADVLAAVPGVRGVALGGSRAQGASRPGSDWDMAVHYRGSFDPDALRARR